Part of the Thermodesulfobacteriota bacterium genome, ACATCCTCTCGACCATCTACATCAAGCCGCTTCTGCAGCGGTACCCCGGCGACCCGATCTATGTCCCGAAGAACATGTACTTCACCACCACCAAGGCGCACATCCTGCGGGCCGGAGGCATCCTCAAGGACGTCATCATCGACGAGGCCCACGTTTCGAGCGCGGACCTCCCCTTCAAGGGGAACGTCGATCCGGGCAAGCTCCGGCGGCTGATCGACGAGTGCGTCGACCGCTGGGGGAAGGAGCACGGGCCGCGGCACATCGCCTACGTCCACATGGAAGGGTGCGTGAACATGTCCGGCGGGCAGCCCTTCTCCATGGAAAATCTCAAGGCGGTGCGCGCCCTCACGCAGCGCTACGGCATCCCGCTTCTGCTGGACGCCGCCCGCATGGCGGAGAACGCCCACTTCATCAAGACGCGCGAGCCGGGGTACGCGGGAAAGACCATCGCGGAGATCGTCCGGGAGATCGGATCCCTGACCGACGGATGCACCATGAGCTCGAAAAAGGACCACCTGGTGAACATCGGCGGCTTCCTCGCGCTGAACGACCCCGAGAAGGCGACGATGGCGCGCGAGCTGCTGGTGGACTTCGAAGGATTCCCCACCTACGGCGGGATGGCGGGCTACAGCATGGAGGCGCTGACGCAGGGGATCAGGGAGTGCATGGACGACGAGTGGATCGCCTACCGGGTCGGGCAGACGCGCTACCTTGGGGAATCTCTGCGCAGCGGCGGAGTTCCCATCGTCGTCCCGATCGGAGGCCACGCCGTCTTCATCGACGCGAGGCGGTTCCTCCCCCACATCCCGCGGGATCAATATCCGGCGCAGGCGCTCGCGGCCGCCATCTACCTGCACAGCGGGGTCCGCACCATGGAGCGGGGGGCCGTCTCCGCCGGACGGGACGCGAAGACGGGCGAGCAGCACTTCCCGGAGCTGGAGCTGGTCCGGCTCACCATCCCGCGCCGCGTCTACACGCAGTCGCACATGGACTACGCGGCGGAGAAGATCGTCGAGCTGTATGGGATGCGGGAGCGGATCCACGGTCTGAAGATCACGTGGGAGCCGGCCGCCGGCTCGCTGCGCTTCTTCCTGATGCGGTTCGCCCCGCTCGGAGGAAAATTGATCGCGGAGTCTTGATATCCGTTTCGTGCGGAGTGAAAATTGAATCAGAAGAGCGGGATGCCGCTCACCGATGCGCCGCAGGGAACAGGACAAGGATCCTCCCCAGGGAACGGCGCTCACCAGGCGCTGCGTCAGGCCGAATACGCAACAACGGCGACTGACCCGGCGCCTTCCATTTGTCAGTAAACATTTTCCCATTCCGGTCTCCTGCATTCAATAAAACGGGTTCCTGACGATTCCTGATAGCCATATCGTTTTCAATAACAACCCGTTACGCATATTCATCCCATGGTACGGATATTGCGGAAATATGAGCAGGAGATACCCTCTCGGGAGAATGGACAGCATGGGAAACTACACGGTTTATCGCGTCGATTATGCGCGTCAGGTGACGGAGCCGGTCGGCATGGTTTTGGAGCGCCGGAGGAAGGACCGGGGGAACAACGTCGAGGGGCTCCTGAAGCTTGCGCAAAGAAAATATTCGAGGTCGTCGCTGGATTCCCACATCTACATTCTCCCCGCGCCGACCGTTCCTGCCGATTAAATCCGCGAAAGAAGCCCCGGGGACACGCCTTGTCGAGCGGCCCCGGGGATCCTCCGCTTCCTCAAAGCCTCAGGCGGCCTCGAGGTGCTCCCGCTCTTCGAGCCGCGTTTCGGTCGTCTTCTCCTCTGTGCCGGGCAACGGCCACTCCGCCCAGAACAGCCGCCTGCCGCTCCTTTCCTCCTCGGCCGTGTAGCCGATGAAGGCCGCCGCCGCGACCAGCGCAAGGGGGACCAGGCCGGCGAGGGAAACGCCCAACGGCGCGAGAGATTCCATCTCGATCAGGATGGCTTCCATGATTTCCACCTCCTTCTCCCTTTCTGGTTCCACTCTGGCAGGTCCGGGCGGGGAAAGATGTGAAAGGTCGTACCTGTGGAACGTTTTTCCGGGAGGGGGGCGGCGGCTTTTGCCGGACCGTCACGCCTGCTTGAGCTTCAACCGGCTCTTGTTCTCTTCCAGGAAAGCCCGCAATTCCCCTCCGGCGTCGAGCAGCCGGATCCACTGCTCATAGTAGAGGGTCACCGGGAAGCGCCCCAATCCGTAGACGCTCACGCCGCCCTTTTCGCCGACCTTGAACTCCAGCTTTCCGCTTTTCTTCGTCGCTGACTGCTTCTCGAGCTCGGCGATCCGCGCGAGCAGCTCTTCCTTGGTCGGGTCTTCCATCGGAAGGGTCCCCTTTCGTCAAATGGGCTACCATTATCTTAAATCGCGGCCAAGCGGAATGATTCGGGTTTTTCGGAATACGAACGTCCATGTCCGCTTTCCGCATCTAATGAACGGAACACGTCGATCAAGAGGGGGAAGGACGACCATGGAACTTTCGGAAAGACAATGCGTTCCCTGCCGTGGGGGCATCCAGGCGATGGACGCGGCCGACGCGGAGAGGCTGCTGGCCGAGGTCCCGGGGTGGACGCTGGAAGAGGACGCGAAGGGGATCCGCCGCGAGATCAGGTTCCGCAATTTCGCGGACGCGATGCGGTTCGCCAACCAGGTCGCCGGGATCGCCGAGTCGGAAGGGCACCACCCGGACCTGTCCGTCGGGTGGGGCTACTGCACGGTGCGGCTACAGACCCACAAGATCGGCGGCCTCCACGAAAACGATTTCATCATGGCGGCGAAGATCGACCAGCTGCTTCGCAGCTTTCATTAGACGTCAGTGGCATGCGTTGCCGGGGCCGTGCCCGTGATGGCCGCAGGCCGTCGCGGGCGTGGCCTCCGGGAGCGTCCCCGCCTTCAGCGAGGATGCCGTCTCCCCCGCGGTAAGCTCCCGCGTTACGTACACGCGAACGCCGGCCGCGGCAAGCTTCCCGAGCGCGCCCATGCCGATCCCGCCGACCGCGATCGCGTCCACCCGCTCGCTCGCAAGCGACATCATCGGCCGGCACGTGCCGTGCCCCTGGTGATGGGTCCGGTTCGCGATGGCGCGGCAAACGCCGCTTTCCGTGTCCACGACGAGGAAGAGCGGCGCGGAGCCGAAGTGCGCGCACACCGGGCTGTCGAGTCCCTTGTCTTCCGTTACGGGGATGCAGAGCTTCATTCCGTTTCTCCTTGTCTTCCGTGATGTTTTCCGAATCCGTGCCGACACCGCCCCATGGGGAATACCGGTCCGCCCTCGATTTTCAGCGCCTTGCCGTTCACGATCGCATCTGCGACCTTGCGGTGGGCGGAATCGACGATGCGGCTGAAGGTGGACCGCGAGACGCCCATTTTCGCCGCCGCCTCCTCCTGGTACAGCCCCTCCAGGTCGGCGAGCCGCACGGCCTCGAACTCGTCGAGCGTCATCGCGATCGCGTCGATCTCCCGCACGGGCACGCCGGCCGGCTTGAACACCGATGCGGGCGGCTTTCCCTCTACGCGACGGCAGCAGTGCGGTCTCGGCAACGGATACCTCCACGTCCATTATGAACATATGTGCATTACTGTCAAGAAAAAACTTTTCCGCTTGACATGCCTCGTATGTTCGTATAACCATACGATTATATGAAAGAGATGACCGACGCCCTTGGCCTGCTATC contains:
- a CDS encoding NifB/NifX family molybdenum-iron cluster-binding protein, whose translation is MKLCIPVTEDKGLDSPVCAHFGSAPLFLVVDTESGVCRAIANRTHHQGHGTCRPMMSLASERVDAIAVGGIGMGALGKLAAAGVRVYVTRELTAGETASSLKAGTLPEATPATACGHHGHGPGNACH
- a CDS encoding DUF134 domain-containing protein — encoded protein: MPRPHCCRRVEGKPPASVFKPAGVPVREIDAIAMTLDEFEAVRLADLEGLYQEEAAAKMGVSRSTFSRIVDSAHRKVADAIVNGKALKIEGGPVFPMGRCRHGFGKHHGRQGETE
- a CDS encoding tryptophanase, translated to MKFALDVRKIAYRKGDGEPAPERQREILARRIAGCNRAIREGESLEKMNSFLAQRSTGGEEGILSPLPVHPAEPYRIKTVEIRDGGCPPHERRLQAIEEAGYNTFLLKEDHGKVIHIDLLTDSGTSAMSDLQWSAMLRGNEDYAGSRSYYPLEKAVREAYGWREVIPTHQGRGAEHILSTIYIKPLLQRYPGDPIYVPKNMYFTTTKAHILRAGGILKDVIIDEAHVSSADLPFKGNVDPGKLRRLIDECVDRWGKEHGPRHIAYVHMEGCVNMSGGQPFSMENLKAVRALTQRYGIPLLLDAARMAENAHFIKTREPGYAGKTIAEIVREIGSLTDGCTMSSKKDHLVNIGGFLALNDPEKATMARELLVDFEGFPTYGGMAGYSMEALTQGIRECMDDEWIAYRVGQTRYLGESLRSGGVPIVVPIGGHAVFIDARRFLPHIPRDQYPAQALAAAIYLHSGVRTMERGAVSAGRDAKTGEQHFPELELVRLTIPRRVYTQSHMDYAAEKIVELYGMRERIHGLKITWEPAAGSLRFFLMRFAPLGGKLIAES
- a CDS encoding 4a-hydroxytetrahydrobiopterin dehydratase, with translation MELSERQCVPCRGGIQAMDAADAERLLAEVPGWTLEEDAKGIRREIRFRNFADAMRFANQVAGIAESEGHHPDLSVGWGYCTVRLQTHKIGGLHENDFIMAAKIDQLLRSFH